From a region of the Mercurialis annua linkage group LG1-X, ddMerAnnu1.2, whole genome shotgun sequence genome:
- the LOC126688071 gene encoding uncharacterized protein LOC126688071 isoform X2 — translation MRVSPFRYYCDMIFEVMKNEQPYDSIPNFSAADALRLTGIGRNEFIDIMNKCRSKKIMWKLNKSIARELLPTQPVDFTIEPWWGVCLVNFTLEEFKKLSEEEMATIDKICKEEANAYILFDPDIVKGLFKRGLIYFDVPVYPDDRFKVSRLEGFVSNRDQSYEDPIEELLYAVFVVSSENATVDELATTLQAHLSQLQAAASFACRLGWAVKLIDPGSILQDTSIPGSPKNSIGDDEDAARASISSVNMSTDGEALQGDPRSSHARVAFIVDATITSYLMMGSVSPGLKSHAVTLYEAGKLGHASIADLCKDLGTLEGAKFEGELQEFANHAFSLRCVLECLLSGGIAIDEQVEEVCNKTATPLIAEISLTDKSERSGANEAEVDIDYSTNLAELVSGGIGDETFVLSEDGNTLSEVTKLDQNALNDERLVPVEGSDVGRETLRRRKYRVDILRCESLAALAPETLDRLFLRDYDIVASIVPLPHSAVLPGPRGPIHFGPPSHSSLTPWMKLVLYSTVGNGPLSVVLMKGQCLRLLPAPLAGCEKALIWSWDGSTIGGLGGKFEGNLVKGGVLLHCLNSLLKYSAVLVQPFSRYDLDKSGRVITMDIPLPLNNYDGSIARLENEQVLSEEESLKLNYVLTQMTKKLGLSTIGYVRMLKLFNEKESDHFAPDEEKYEWVPLSVEFGMPLFSPKLCNNICKRVVSSQFLQFESFDGHHETMQGIRKKLRDVCAEYHSTGPAAKLLYQKEQSKDPSRHLMNYASGRWNPLLDPSSPILGALSEHQRLKLTNRQRCRTEVLSFDGSILRSYALTPVYEAATRPIEETPMVNTTKDDHDEADSKEVTLPGVNLIFDGAELHPFDIGACLQARQPISLIAEAAAASASAAIK, via the exons ATGAGAGTATCGCCTTTCAGATATTACTGTGATATGATATTTGAGGTCATGAAAAATG AGCAACCTTATGACAGCATCCCAAATTTTAGTGCTGCTGATGCCTTGCGGCTTACTGGGATAGGAAGAAATGAGTTTATTGATATCATGAACAAGTGCAGATCTAAG AAAATTATGTGGAAGCTGAACAAGTCAATTGCAAGAGAACTTTTACCTACACAGCCTGTCGATTTTACAATTGAACCGTGGTGGGGAGTCTGTCTTGTCAACTTCACCCTGGAAGAATTTAAG AAACTCTCAGAAGAAGAAATGGCAACAATAGATAAAATTTGTAAGGAGGAGGCTAATGCGTATATCCTATTTGATCCTGACATTGTTAAAGGTCTATTTAAACGAGGATTAATCTACTTTGACGTGCCTGTCTACCCTGATGATCGTTTTAAAG TTTCCAGACTTGAAGGGTTTGTTTCAAATAGGGATCAGTCTTATGAAGATCCTATTGAGGA GTTACTCTATGCAGTTTTCGTTGTTTCTAGTGAGAATGCCACTGTTGATGAACTGGCAACAACGCTGCAGGCTCACCTTTCTCAGCTGCAAGCTGCTGCATCCTTCGCTTGTCGACTGGGATGGGCAGTGAAATTGATTGACCCAGGATCCATTCTTCAAGATACAAGCATACCTGGCTCTCCTAAAAATTCTATCGGTGATGATGAGGATGCTGCTCGCGCTAGTATAAGTTCAGTAAATATGTCTACTGATGGTGAGGCACTGCAAGGTGATCCACGTTCTAGCCATGCTCGTGTTGCTTTTATAGTAGACGCTACTATAACATCCTATCTTATGATGGGATCTGTTTCACCAG GCTTGAAATCTCATGCTGTAACATTGTACGAGGCGGGGAAGTTAGGTCATGCTAGCATAGCGGACCTTTGCAAGGATTTGGGTACATTAGAGGGAGCAAAATTTGAGGGAGAATTGCAGGAATTTGCAAATCATGCCTTTAGCCTCCGCTGTGTCCTGGAGTGCTTGCTGTCAGGTGGGATTGCTATTGATGAACAAGTGGAAGAAGTATGTAATAAGACGGCTACTCCTTTGATTGCTGAAATCTCATTGACTGATAAATCTGAACGGTCTGGTGCCAATGAAGCTGAAGTGGACATTGATTATTCCACTAATTTAGCCGAGCTTGTTTCTGGAGGTATTGGtgatgaaacatttgttttatctGAAGACGGTAATACCTTAAGTGAGGTCACTAAGTTGGACCAGAATGCCCTGAATGATGAGAGACTTGTTCCTGTTGAAGGGTCTGATGTTGGAAGAGAAACTCTAAGGAGAAGGAAATATCGTGTTGATATTCTCCGTTGCGAAAGCTTGGCTGCTCTGGCTCCAGAAACTTTGGATAGGCTATTTCTTCGCGATTATGATATTGTTGCATCTATAGTTCCACTTCCTCATTCAGCAGTTCTTCCTGGACCAAGAGGTCCCATCCATTTTGGCCCCCCTTCTCATTCTTCCTTAACACCGTGGATGAAATTAGTGCTTTACTCAACTGTTGGCAATGGGCCTTTGTCAGTTGTTCTGATGAAAGGACAATGCTTACGCTTGCTTCCTGCACCATTGGCTGGTTGTGAAAAAGCCCTCATATGGTCTTGGGATGGTTCAACAATTGGAGGGTTGGGAGGCAAGTTTGAAGGAAATTTGGTTAAGGGGGGTGTGCTTTTACATTGTCTAAATTCACTTCTTAAATACTCAGCTGTCTTGGTGCAGCCCTTCAGTAGGTATGACCTTGATAAATCTGGAAGAGTCATTACGATGGATATACCATTGCCTCTTAACAACTATGATGGTTCAATTGCTCGCCTAGAGAATGAACAGGTTCTTTCGGAGGAAGAAAGTTTAAAACTTAACTATGTATTAACTCAGATGACAAAGAAACTGGGATTGTCAACAATTGGTTATGTTCGCATGTTAAAACTTTTTAATGAGAAAGAATCAGACCACTTTGCGCCTGATGAAGAGAAATATGAGTGGGTACCATTAAGTGTTGAATTTGGGATGCCCCTTTTTAGCCCAAAGTTATGCAATAATATATGTAAAAGAGTTGTGTCGTCACAGTTTCTTCAGTTTGAATCTTTTGATGGACATCATGAGACAATGCAAGGCATACGGAAAAAGTTGCGCGATGTTTGTGCAGAGTATCATTCAACAGGTCCTGCTGCCAAACTTCTTTATCAGAAAGAGCAATCAAAGGACCCATCTCGACATCTTATGAACTATGCCAGTGGAAGATGGAATCCCCTTTTGGATCCATCTTCTCCCATCTTAGGAGCCTTGAGTGAGCATCAGAGACTGAAACTTACTAACCGACAGCGTTGCCGGACTGAAGTTTTGAGTTTTGATGGAAGCATTCTAAG ATCATATGCCTTAACTCCAGTGTATGAGGCTGCCACAAGGCCTATTGAAGAAACGCCAATGGTGAACACTACAAAAGATGATCATGATGAAGCTGACAGTAAAGAAGTGACTCTTCCTGGTGTAAACCTTATTTTTGACGGTGCAGAATTACACCCATTTGATATAGGTGCTTGCTTACAGGCTCGGCAACCAATTTCCTTAATTGCAGAGGCCGCGGCAGCCTCAGCTTCTGCTGCAATCAAATAG
- the LOC126688071 gene encoding uncharacterized protein LOC126688071 isoform X1: MQRNPVTIEEQLIFKAIKEECPWENLPKRLQATLTSKEEWHRRIVEHCIKKRLQWNTCFARKVCKEGEYYEDMMRYLRKNLALFPYHLSEYVCRVMRVSPFRYYCDMIFEVMKNEQPYDSIPNFSAADALRLTGIGRNEFIDIMNKCRSKKIMWKLNKSIARELLPTQPVDFTIEPWWGVCLVNFTLEEFKKLSEEEMATIDKICKEEANAYILFDPDIVKGLFKRGLIYFDVPVYPDDRFKVSRLEGFVSNRDQSYEDPIEELLYAVFVVSSENATVDELATTLQAHLSQLQAAASFACRLGWAVKLIDPGSILQDTSIPGSPKNSIGDDEDAARASISSVNMSTDGEALQGDPRSSHARVAFIVDATITSYLMMGSVSPGLKSHAVTLYEAGKLGHASIADLCKDLGTLEGAKFEGELQEFANHAFSLRCVLECLLSGGIAIDEQVEEVCNKTATPLIAEISLTDKSERSGANEAEVDIDYSTNLAELVSGGIGDETFVLSEDGNTLSEVTKLDQNALNDERLVPVEGSDVGRETLRRRKYRVDILRCESLAALAPETLDRLFLRDYDIVASIVPLPHSAVLPGPRGPIHFGPPSHSSLTPWMKLVLYSTVGNGPLSVVLMKGQCLRLLPAPLAGCEKALIWSWDGSTIGGLGGKFEGNLVKGGVLLHCLNSLLKYSAVLVQPFSRYDLDKSGRVITMDIPLPLNNYDGSIARLENEQVLSEEESLKLNYVLTQMTKKLGLSTIGYVRMLKLFNEKESDHFAPDEEKYEWVPLSVEFGMPLFSPKLCNNICKRVVSSQFLQFESFDGHHETMQGIRKKLRDVCAEYHSTGPAAKLLYQKEQSKDPSRHLMNYASGRWNPLLDPSSPILGALSEHQRLKLTNRQRCRTEVLSFDGSILRSYALTPVYEAATRPIEETPMVNTTKDDHDEADSKEVTLPGVNLIFDGAELHPFDIGACLQARQPISLIAEAAAASASAAIK; encoded by the exons ATGCAACGGAATCCAGTGACAATTGAGGAACAGCTCATTTTCAAAGCAATTAAAGAAGAATGTCCATGGGAGAATCTCCCTAAAAGGCTCCAAGCGACTCTTACTTCTAAAGAGGAGTGGCATAGAAG GATAGTTGAACATTGTATAAAGAAAAGGCTTCAATGGAACACCTGTTTTGCTcggaaagtatgtaaagaaggTGAATATTATGAAGACATGATGCGTTACTTGCGAAAGAATTTGGCG CTGTTCCCATATCACCTCTCAGAGTATGTTTGCCGTGTGATGAGAGTATCGCCTTTCAGATATTACTGTGATATGATATTTGAGGTCATGAAAAATG AGCAACCTTATGACAGCATCCCAAATTTTAGTGCTGCTGATGCCTTGCGGCTTACTGGGATAGGAAGAAATGAGTTTATTGATATCATGAACAAGTGCAGATCTAAG AAAATTATGTGGAAGCTGAACAAGTCAATTGCAAGAGAACTTTTACCTACACAGCCTGTCGATTTTACAATTGAACCGTGGTGGGGAGTCTGTCTTGTCAACTTCACCCTGGAAGAATTTAAG AAACTCTCAGAAGAAGAAATGGCAACAATAGATAAAATTTGTAAGGAGGAGGCTAATGCGTATATCCTATTTGATCCTGACATTGTTAAAGGTCTATTTAAACGAGGATTAATCTACTTTGACGTGCCTGTCTACCCTGATGATCGTTTTAAAG TTTCCAGACTTGAAGGGTTTGTTTCAAATAGGGATCAGTCTTATGAAGATCCTATTGAGGA GTTACTCTATGCAGTTTTCGTTGTTTCTAGTGAGAATGCCACTGTTGATGAACTGGCAACAACGCTGCAGGCTCACCTTTCTCAGCTGCAAGCTGCTGCATCCTTCGCTTGTCGACTGGGATGGGCAGTGAAATTGATTGACCCAGGATCCATTCTTCAAGATACAAGCATACCTGGCTCTCCTAAAAATTCTATCGGTGATGATGAGGATGCTGCTCGCGCTAGTATAAGTTCAGTAAATATGTCTACTGATGGTGAGGCACTGCAAGGTGATCCACGTTCTAGCCATGCTCGTGTTGCTTTTATAGTAGACGCTACTATAACATCCTATCTTATGATGGGATCTGTTTCACCAG GCTTGAAATCTCATGCTGTAACATTGTACGAGGCGGGGAAGTTAGGTCATGCTAGCATAGCGGACCTTTGCAAGGATTTGGGTACATTAGAGGGAGCAAAATTTGAGGGAGAATTGCAGGAATTTGCAAATCATGCCTTTAGCCTCCGCTGTGTCCTGGAGTGCTTGCTGTCAGGTGGGATTGCTATTGATGAACAAGTGGAAGAAGTATGTAATAAGACGGCTACTCCTTTGATTGCTGAAATCTCATTGACTGATAAATCTGAACGGTCTGGTGCCAATGAAGCTGAAGTGGACATTGATTATTCCACTAATTTAGCCGAGCTTGTTTCTGGAGGTATTGGtgatgaaacatttgttttatctGAAGACGGTAATACCTTAAGTGAGGTCACTAAGTTGGACCAGAATGCCCTGAATGATGAGAGACTTGTTCCTGTTGAAGGGTCTGATGTTGGAAGAGAAACTCTAAGGAGAAGGAAATATCGTGTTGATATTCTCCGTTGCGAAAGCTTGGCTGCTCTGGCTCCAGAAACTTTGGATAGGCTATTTCTTCGCGATTATGATATTGTTGCATCTATAGTTCCACTTCCTCATTCAGCAGTTCTTCCTGGACCAAGAGGTCCCATCCATTTTGGCCCCCCTTCTCATTCTTCCTTAACACCGTGGATGAAATTAGTGCTTTACTCAACTGTTGGCAATGGGCCTTTGTCAGTTGTTCTGATGAAAGGACAATGCTTACGCTTGCTTCCTGCACCATTGGCTGGTTGTGAAAAAGCCCTCATATGGTCTTGGGATGGTTCAACAATTGGAGGGTTGGGAGGCAAGTTTGAAGGAAATTTGGTTAAGGGGGGTGTGCTTTTACATTGTCTAAATTCACTTCTTAAATACTCAGCTGTCTTGGTGCAGCCCTTCAGTAGGTATGACCTTGATAAATCTGGAAGAGTCATTACGATGGATATACCATTGCCTCTTAACAACTATGATGGTTCAATTGCTCGCCTAGAGAATGAACAGGTTCTTTCGGAGGAAGAAAGTTTAAAACTTAACTATGTATTAACTCAGATGACAAAGAAACTGGGATTGTCAACAATTGGTTATGTTCGCATGTTAAAACTTTTTAATGAGAAAGAATCAGACCACTTTGCGCCTGATGAAGAGAAATATGAGTGGGTACCATTAAGTGTTGAATTTGGGATGCCCCTTTTTAGCCCAAAGTTATGCAATAATATATGTAAAAGAGTTGTGTCGTCACAGTTTCTTCAGTTTGAATCTTTTGATGGACATCATGAGACAATGCAAGGCATACGGAAAAAGTTGCGCGATGTTTGTGCAGAGTATCATTCAACAGGTCCTGCTGCCAAACTTCTTTATCAGAAAGAGCAATCAAAGGACCCATCTCGACATCTTATGAACTATGCCAGTGGAAGATGGAATCCCCTTTTGGATCCATCTTCTCCCATCTTAGGAGCCTTGAGTGAGCATCAGAGACTGAAACTTACTAACCGACAGCGTTGCCGGACTGAAGTTTTGAGTTTTGATGGAAGCATTCTAAG ATCATATGCCTTAACTCCAGTGTATGAGGCTGCCACAAGGCCTATTGAAGAAACGCCAATGGTGAACACTACAAAAGATGATCATGATGAAGCTGACAGTAAAGAAGTGACTCTTCCTGGTGTAAACCTTATTTTTGACGGTGCAGAATTACACCCATTTGATATAGGTGCTTGCTTACAGGCTCGGCAACCAATTTCCTTAATTGCAGAGGCCGCGGCAGCCTCAGCTTCTGCTGCAATCAAATAG
- the LOC126688071 gene encoding uncharacterized protein LOC126688071 isoform X3, with translation MMRYLRKNLALFPYHLSEYVCRVMRVSPFRYYCDMIFEVMKNEQPYDSIPNFSAADALRLTGIGRNEFIDIMNKCRSKKIMWKLNKSIARELLPTQPVDFTIEPWWGVCLVNFTLEEFKKLSEEEMATIDKICKEEANAYILFDPDIVKGLFKRGLIYFDVPVYPDDRFKVSRLEGFVSNRDQSYEDPIEELLYAVFVVSSENATVDELATTLQAHLSQLQAAASFACRLGWAVKLIDPGSILQDTSIPGSPKNSIGDDEDAARASISSVNMSTDGEALQGDPRSSHARVAFIVDATITSYLMMGSVSPGLKSHAVTLYEAGKLGHASIADLCKDLGTLEGAKFEGELQEFANHAFSLRCVLECLLSGGIAIDEQVEEVCNKTATPLIAEISLTDKSERSGANEAEVDIDYSTNLAELVSGGIGDETFVLSEDGNTLSEVTKLDQNALNDERLVPVEGSDVGRETLRRRKYRVDILRCESLAALAPETLDRLFLRDYDIVASIVPLPHSAVLPGPRGPIHFGPPSHSSLTPWMKLVLYSTVGNGPLSVVLMKGQCLRLLPAPLAGCEKALIWSWDGSTIGGLGGKFEGNLVKGGVLLHCLNSLLKYSAVLVQPFSRYDLDKSGRVITMDIPLPLNNYDGSIARLENEQVLSEEESLKLNYVLTQMTKKLGLSTIGYVRMLKLFNEKESDHFAPDEEKYEWVPLSVEFGMPLFSPKLCNNICKRVVSSQFLQFESFDGHHETMQGIRKKLRDVCAEYHSTGPAAKLLYQKEQSKDPSRHLMNYASGRWNPLLDPSSPILGALSEHQRLKLTNRQRCRTEVLSFDGSILRSYALTPVYEAATRPIEETPMVNTTKDDHDEADSKEVTLPGVNLIFDGAELHPFDIGACLQARQPISLIAEAAAASASAAIK, from the exons ATGATGCGTTACTTGCGAAAGAATTTGGCG CTGTTCCCATATCACCTCTCAGAGTATGTTTGCCGTGTGATGAGAGTATCGCCTTTCAGATATTACTGTGATATGATATTTGAGGTCATGAAAAATG AGCAACCTTATGACAGCATCCCAAATTTTAGTGCTGCTGATGCCTTGCGGCTTACTGGGATAGGAAGAAATGAGTTTATTGATATCATGAACAAGTGCAGATCTAAG AAAATTATGTGGAAGCTGAACAAGTCAATTGCAAGAGAACTTTTACCTACACAGCCTGTCGATTTTACAATTGAACCGTGGTGGGGAGTCTGTCTTGTCAACTTCACCCTGGAAGAATTTAAG AAACTCTCAGAAGAAGAAATGGCAACAATAGATAAAATTTGTAAGGAGGAGGCTAATGCGTATATCCTATTTGATCCTGACATTGTTAAAGGTCTATTTAAACGAGGATTAATCTACTTTGACGTGCCTGTCTACCCTGATGATCGTTTTAAAG TTTCCAGACTTGAAGGGTTTGTTTCAAATAGGGATCAGTCTTATGAAGATCCTATTGAGGA GTTACTCTATGCAGTTTTCGTTGTTTCTAGTGAGAATGCCACTGTTGATGAACTGGCAACAACGCTGCAGGCTCACCTTTCTCAGCTGCAAGCTGCTGCATCCTTCGCTTGTCGACTGGGATGGGCAGTGAAATTGATTGACCCAGGATCCATTCTTCAAGATACAAGCATACCTGGCTCTCCTAAAAATTCTATCGGTGATGATGAGGATGCTGCTCGCGCTAGTATAAGTTCAGTAAATATGTCTACTGATGGTGAGGCACTGCAAGGTGATCCACGTTCTAGCCATGCTCGTGTTGCTTTTATAGTAGACGCTACTATAACATCCTATCTTATGATGGGATCTGTTTCACCAG GCTTGAAATCTCATGCTGTAACATTGTACGAGGCGGGGAAGTTAGGTCATGCTAGCATAGCGGACCTTTGCAAGGATTTGGGTACATTAGAGGGAGCAAAATTTGAGGGAGAATTGCAGGAATTTGCAAATCATGCCTTTAGCCTCCGCTGTGTCCTGGAGTGCTTGCTGTCAGGTGGGATTGCTATTGATGAACAAGTGGAAGAAGTATGTAATAAGACGGCTACTCCTTTGATTGCTGAAATCTCATTGACTGATAAATCTGAACGGTCTGGTGCCAATGAAGCTGAAGTGGACATTGATTATTCCACTAATTTAGCCGAGCTTGTTTCTGGAGGTATTGGtgatgaaacatttgttttatctGAAGACGGTAATACCTTAAGTGAGGTCACTAAGTTGGACCAGAATGCCCTGAATGATGAGAGACTTGTTCCTGTTGAAGGGTCTGATGTTGGAAGAGAAACTCTAAGGAGAAGGAAATATCGTGTTGATATTCTCCGTTGCGAAAGCTTGGCTGCTCTGGCTCCAGAAACTTTGGATAGGCTATTTCTTCGCGATTATGATATTGTTGCATCTATAGTTCCACTTCCTCATTCAGCAGTTCTTCCTGGACCAAGAGGTCCCATCCATTTTGGCCCCCCTTCTCATTCTTCCTTAACACCGTGGATGAAATTAGTGCTTTACTCAACTGTTGGCAATGGGCCTTTGTCAGTTGTTCTGATGAAAGGACAATGCTTACGCTTGCTTCCTGCACCATTGGCTGGTTGTGAAAAAGCCCTCATATGGTCTTGGGATGGTTCAACAATTGGAGGGTTGGGAGGCAAGTTTGAAGGAAATTTGGTTAAGGGGGGTGTGCTTTTACATTGTCTAAATTCACTTCTTAAATACTCAGCTGTCTTGGTGCAGCCCTTCAGTAGGTATGACCTTGATAAATCTGGAAGAGTCATTACGATGGATATACCATTGCCTCTTAACAACTATGATGGTTCAATTGCTCGCCTAGAGAATGAACAGGTTCTTTCGGAGGAAGAAAGTTTAAAACTTAACTATGTATTAACTCAGATGACAAAGAAACTGGGATTGTCAACAATTGGTTATGTTCGCATGTTAAAACTTTTTAATGAGAAAGAATCAGACCACTTTGCGCCTGATGAAGAGAAATATGAGTGGGTACCATTAAGTGTTGAATTTGGGATGCCCCTTTTTAGCCCAAAGTTATGCAATAATATATGTAAAAGAGTTGTGTCGTCACAGTTTCTTCAGTTTGAATCTTTTGATGGACATCATGAGACAATGCAAGGCATACGGAAAAAGTTGCGCGATGTTTGTGCAGAGTATCATTCAACAGGTCCTGCTGCCAAACTTCTTTATCAGAAAGAGCAATCAAAGGACCCATCTCGACATCTTATGAACTATGCCAGTGGAAGATGGAATCCCCTTTTGGATCCATCTTCTCCCATCTTAGGAGCCTTGAGTGAGCATCAGAGACTGAAACTTACTAACCGACAGCGTTGCCGGACTGAAGTTTTGAGTTTTGATGGAAGCATTCTAAG ATCATATGCCTTAACTCCAGTGTATGAGGCTGCCACAAGGCCTATTGAAGAAACGCCAATGGTGAACACTACAAAAGATGATCATGATGAAGCTGACAGTAAAGAAGTGACTCTTCCTGGTGTAAACCTTATTTTTGACGGTGCAGAATTACACCCATTTGATATAGGTGCTTGCTTACAGGCTCGGCAACCAATTTCCTTAATTGCAGAGGCCGCGGCAGCCTCAGCTTCTGCTGCAATCAAATAG